The following is a genomic window from Chryseobacterium ginsenosidimutans.
TACAGAATTATGTCAAAGAAAATTGCAATTTTAGCTACAAACGGCTTCGAAGAAAGTGAATTGAAATCACCAAAAGAACACCTTGAGCAACAAGGTTGGACGGCTCATATTGTAAGTCCGGAATCAGGAACAATAAAAGCATGGGCAGAAAAAGACTGGGGACAGGAATATACTGTTGACAAGACTTTAGATGAAGTTTCGTCTTCGGATTATGATGCTTTGGTTTTACCGGGTGGAGTTATCAACCCCGACCAATTAAGGACAAATGAAGCTGCTTTATCATTTGTGAAAGATTTTTTTCAACAGAAAAAACCTGTGGCGGCAATTTGTCATGGTCCGCAAATTTTAATTAATGCTGAAGTCGTGGAAGGCAGAAATATGACTTCCGTAGGTTCTATCAGCAAAGACCTGAAAAATGCCGGAGCAAATTGGGAAGATAGTGAAGTCGTGGTTGATAATGGTTTGGTTACAAGCCGTACTCCCAAAGATCTTCCTGCATTTAATGCGAAAATGGTTGAGGAGATAAAAGAAGGAAAACATGAAGAACAGACTTTATAGTTTTTAAAATTAAATAATAATAGGAGACCTGAGCAAAATTCAGGTCTTTTTTTGTTGAAAAATTAAAACATATTTATTGTTCTATTCAAGATCAGTTTACAATCAATATTTACTTTCGCATTCATAAAAGTATTTATGAAAAAAATCCTACTGCCTATAATTGCTTTCATTTCTTTGACAGCATGTAATAATGATGAAAGTACAGACAATCAGAATATCAATTATTCTAAACTTCCACAGGAATTTCCTTTTTCAACATTAATGAATTTAAATGGAGTGAATATTATTAATGGTGGTTTTGGTTCAGGAGCAACGGCGCATCCGACTCGGAAAGGAGAGTTTTATGTAATTACAGACCGGGGTCCAAATGTAGCTTATTCAAATGGAATCAAAATACTTGTTCCGAATTTCACACCGACAATTATGCATTTTAAGATCAATGCTGATGGAAATATTGAAGTTATTAAATATATCAAGCTTAAAAATCCTTCAGGACAGCCAATTACAGGTCTTCCAAATCCGGTTGGAATGGGAAGCACAGGTGAAACAGCATATGCTGCAGATGGAAGTGTTTTAGGAACCGATAATTATGGATTAGACAGTGAAAGTATTGTTGCAGCAACAGATGGAACATTTTGGGTTTCTGATGAATACGGCCCTCATATCGTTCATTATAATGCGGATGGAGTAGAGTTGGAAAGAATAAGCCCGATTGGTGTAAATACAGGAACAAGAAAGCTTCCTGCCGTTTTCGCCAAAAGAAGACCAAACCGAGGAATGGAAGGGATGTGTATGACGCCGGACGGAAAAATGTTGGTTGGTACAATGCAGTCGACAATGTATGTTCCGTCGAAAGCTTTAGCAACAAATACAACTTTAACAAGAATTGTAACTTTTGATCT
Proteins encoded in this region:
- a CDS encoding type 1 glutamine amidotransferase domain-containing protein, with protein sequence MSKKIAILATNGFEESELKSPKEHLEQQGWTAHIVSPESGTIKAWAEKDWGQEYTVDKTLDEVSSSDYDALVLPGGVINPDQLRTNEAALSFVKDFFQQKKPVAAICHGPQILINAEVVEGRNMTSVGSISKDLKNAGANWEDSEVVVDNGLVTSRTPKDLPAFNAKMVEEIKEGKHEEQTL
- a CDS encoding esterase-like activity of phytase family protein; its protein translation is MKKILLPIIAFISLTACNNDESTDNQNINYSKLPQEFPFSTLMNLNGVNIINGGFGSGATAHPTRKGEFYVITDRGPNVAYSNGIKILVPNFTPTIMHFKINADGNIEVIKYIKLKNPSGQPITGLPNPVGMGSTGETAYAADGSVLGTDNYGLDSESIVAATDGTFWVSDEYGPHIVHYNADGVELERISPIGVNTGTRKLPAVFAKRRPNRGMEGMCMTPDGKMLVGTMQSTMYVPSKALATNTTLTRIVTFDLATGQTKQYLYKQDGGASDSVCDITPISNSEFLVIERDGNFGSVGGLKKVYRINLSGASDVSGTDLTAVDGMKVNGKTLEQSTWAELNAAGLMPVSKTLAVDLVAKLGYEHDKFEGIVYLGNNKLAIFNDDDFGVSDDGNGNPKTKILPKTGKQDKGTMYIVDIQ